The nucleotide window TTCTAGAAGCTGGGTTTAGATCCAGGAGTTTATCAAGCAGGTCGTAGGCTTCATCAGGCACTGTGTCCCAGCCTTCCAAGTTGGTAGTACTCTCGCTGGGACGACTCCCGCAGCCACCGCTGTCCCCTTTATTCAAGGACTCCTCTGAGTGCTGTGCTGGAGATGTCTGTACGTAAGAAGCCGTATggtcagtgttctctggagaagtaTAGCCTGGTGGACGGACTGCTAACTTGGGAGTGTTAGGGTCTAGACCCCTTAGTCTCTCACAGAGTTTCCTCAAGTCTTGTGCTGGCACTTCTTTGCTACACAAAATTGATttgcctaaaagaaaaaaaaaattacctgaaTATATCACAAGCAACTCATGAGAAACATGTAGGTCATGTGCCTCATGAATGTATTCACCCTTCCCAGCTGAAAGCCAGATTACAAAGTAGTGGACAGAAAACAGACAGCAGGGATTTACGGAGCTATGCCAGGCACTAAGCTGGCTGCCAGCTTCTCTCTTCAAGGAGCGGAGCCCCACCCATCCTCCCTTCTTCCAAAGCTCCATGCCTCGGGTGTTAGGATAGTCCTGTGGACGTTCTCTGCTTAGCGCAATAATCCTATTTGGAGGAGGTCTGTATTCAGAAAGTCCCTGCTCAGGTTCTGTTCACCAGGGAGGGTTTACTGTGCCTGTCTCAACTACAAGACTGTGAGCTCCTTGAAGATTAAGATGCTTTCCAACTCCTGAAACCTATCCACTCCTGTACACACTAATACTGTCTGTTGTGCTAGACCCTTTATTGACCTGGACATTCTGGATGCTCTTCTAGAACAACCTATCCTACAGAGTAGCCGGATCTTCTCCATGcgctttctttttcccagcactTCTTCTGTAACGGTAACTGTTTCCTTGCACTAGGTCTTAAGCTCTATTACTGCCAGCTCACAATCCACAGTTGCCTGGTGCCTGCCCACCCCAGGCATCTTCATGAATAAGTCAATCAACAAACCAGACCTCAGGGTTTTCCAAAAGGATAAACAGTAGGCTGGGGAGGTAACCGCAGATCGAAAGCGTGGGAGCTGGAGTTCTGGTTCCACAGCCCCCACGGATGCCTGGAGAGTGTGCAGCTGTACATCTGTAATCCGACGCTCagtgagcagaggcaggaggcctcCCGGGGAAAACTGGCTTCTAATAGCCCTATCACCAAGCCGTGACTCCGTGAGTAAGGAGAGCAAACGAGGAAGGCTCCTGGTGtcaacttcaggcctccacaagcacacacaatttttgaaaaacataaatgtctttaaaataaccTGGCATCAACTTATTATCAGAATGGGCAAACATAAGGACAGAAGCAGGTAATCATGAACTATATACTTCCTATGAAACAGAAATGCAGCCTTAAACAATGAGATGCACATGGAGATTCCCTGTTGAAGTATGCAGCTTGCCAACAAAGCAATCTCAGTTGTAAGAGCCTCCTTACATATTCTACTACAATTACTAGACAGGAAAAGGATGAAGTGGGCCGGAATGGAGAGAGCAAAGGAAGCAAGTTAGCACAAGCTGAGCTTAGTGAGGATGTAACACCTGAGTCCATTTCTACTTTCCAAACACACTTCTACTTTTCCTAGGAAATTCCAGCCCGAGGACAGCCATACAGTTTTATTCCTTATTCGCTCATTCTGACGTAAGATGAAATTCAGCACGTCCCAGGCTGTATGTACACACAAATTTTAGCACATGACCAAGAGTACATTTAAATAAAGTACTGAGGGAAACAACCTAATGCACACATTCAGCCAGGATATATTGTGTCAGGCACAGTTTTCAGCTCaaagttttctttgaatttattcaCTACAATTCCACGAGTATTTACCGACCACCTACAAAGGGGCAGGCTCTGCACATCACTGGCAAGCCAGCACTGTCATGAAACAGCCCGTCTGTGGCACTGAGTCCTCTGCACCCAGACCAAATTTATGAGATCTGACTGAAGTAATGCCATAACTGGCCCTCATTATAATAACTTTGACTATCAATGAGGGAAATTCAAGCTTTTCAACAAAATGTTTGGTACTTGCTGACAAACTCCAGATCCCCAACCTTCTTCTCTTTAAGCTGTTTAATGGGAGGTGGAACGTTTTAAGTAGTTGAGAACAAATGTAAACATGTTCTATTTTTTGTAATGTAATCTGAATGTCAAGACAACCATGTCACTCCTGTGAGCACTATTGCAGCCTGTTAACGCGGAACAAAACTTTCTTATACTAGGTTGACAGGCACAAACTGCAGAGTCAGTGTTGCTGACATACTTTTTGGCAAGTCTGTTTTGAGACTCTCCTAAAGAGCACCACACAGTTTTTCTGGCACATTAGACCTTGGCAACTGGTGTTCCAAAGCAAGGGCATTTTTAAGAGTCATTATTGTAAACAGAAGTCGTCCTAATAAGCACTCCATTTCTCTAAATTCTATCTTCCATGGAGGCAGGTAGGGACAGAAGCAGCAGCTCTTACAGCTTGCCAGTCAATCCCGATATGCATTCCTGTTTAAGGACCACTGCTCCTGGGCTGGGCACACTGCCTGAGTTACTCTTACCATCCACCGACAGAAGAGCACCCAAGCTGCGAAGTAACAACTACACTACCACTTGGAGAACAGACACAAGGTGGGATCTGAGTTTGGGCTACCAGAGCAAGGCTGAAGTAATTCTCAGGCAACCCACAGATTGTGTAATCTCAGTCTTAACCTGTGCTGTTACTATTTAAGCTCAAGAGCTGGGGGTGGCATCACACATCTGTAATataagcactcagaaggcaaaggcagaaggatctctgtgagttcccggTCAGCCAGAGGtatacaatgagaccctgtccaaagaGCAAAGAATGACATACACGTAAGACATATGCCGTAAAGAAAGGTTGACCTGATTTACTCCTCTGTGACCCGAACCCAAGGAAACTAAGGACTAGTAATACACATTTCTATTATCCTCCCTGACAGCGGTCCTTAACAGACAACAGATACTCCGTGTATAATAGcatatgattttgttttaaagaaagtaactcttttcttttttcttttattggtttttggagacagggtttctctgtgtagctttgcgccttttctggaactcactctgtagctcaggctggcctcgaactcacagagatccacctggctctgcctctcgagtgctgggattaaaggcgtgtgccaccaccacacgtAGAAAATAACTGTTTTCAAGAGAGTGAATAATTTCCTAAGAGTAGATGACTTTATGCATACTGAACAAATTTATTTGCAAGGAGAATTTTATAACAATTTATTTAGCAATTTATAGGTGATAATCAAAAGCATCTGCCTTGTTCTAGGATATAAAACTCACCGAAAGCTTTAGCAGCCTGGATGGTTTCCCTGGATCCCCGAATTGTCATGATTTGAGCCAAAGCAGTTAAGTCATCACTGGCCTTGTAAAATGGGTACCGCCCACTGAGCAGGGAGAGGAGGATGACGCCTGCAGACCACATGTCAATTGCTGTGACAGAAAACAAGCTTTAAAAACCAGCCTGAGCTTGTGAACGTGTGACCATCGAAACCAGTAGCTGCAGACCTTTACTGTGAACCAACATCATCCTAGGAGCCGTAAAAGTTAGGCTTGATTCAGTATTGATAGATATTTAAGTTTCTTGGGAGATTTTAAAGTATAACTACAACTCTAATTCAATATTCTTCCTGCAAAACAGTTTTCTCTCTTGAACACACTGGtaaattagaaatatttcatcATTAGAAAATTGTAGgtaaatgtacattttatagGATCAAAAGAAATTCAACAATTCAACATTCAGGAAGCCATCTGGAGGCTTTTCAAGATGGCGCCTGGCAGTGCAGGTGGCCTCCTTTCAGCGAGTCACTGAGCTTAGCCCTGCACAGCTACAGTCCTGGGTTTTGAGCCCCAACACCAGCTTGACTTGAGTCTTCCTCCTGACTGTCCTAATAGTAAGtcctttctgaggtctttgtaCCACTGTCTGCTCCCTCAATGTCTTCTCCTCCACCCTGTGCTGTTCTGTGTCCCTCGGAATTCCAATTTCTTCCCTGCATATTCTCCCTCAAGCTCCATCCACTtaatagcaattaaaaaaaaaatgttttaaagatttatttattcattatgtatacaatgttctgcctggatatatggctgcaggccagagaagggcaccagatctcattacagatggttgtgagccaccatgtggttgctgggtattgaactcaggacctctggaagaacagccagtgctcttaacctctgagccatccccccagccccgCAACCATCATTTATATACTGACACTCAACCGTGTTTCCATTCCGGCTCCTTCCCTGATTTAGACTGAATTTCCCTCTGCAGGACATTCTATTCGGAGGTGCCATAAATCTTAACCAGCTATGGCTCAGTCCAATTTTAACTTTCCCCTAGGCTCTCCTTTATTCTCTATCTTGTTTCTGGGTACACATCTACATCCCTCAGGCTAGTCATATAAGCACCTTGGATGCCTTTCCCCTCGGTACCCCACACAAGTTTTGACAACCAACACCTACCAATGGCTGTCAGTTCCTTACTCATTTCTCCATTCCTGTTTCCAATGTCATCACATCCCTCACCTCTCACCTGGACCACTGAAGGATACTGGCCTCCAGAAGCTATTCTTCAGCACATCTACAGTGAGTGACCTAGAACACAACCCTCACTGTCTTCCTTGAATGGCATCTATTGGCCCACAGGCCGAGCAGCTTAACACACAGAATCTGTGTCTTCCCAGTCACCTCCTGAATTGTTTTACGTTCTGCAACACTAAACTTATGGTTTCCTCTACAGCTAGACTATGTTGTTTCTAGAGTTTCTCAGGTCATGCTCAATGCCAATCTCCAACTCCACAGTATGTCCCCAGAGGTCATCTTTTCTATGAACTTGCTTTCATACCCCTTTGGGTAAGAAGGGATGCCCCTCAATACCCTATACAGTTTTAACACCACATTCAACAAGTCATTTTGTAATTATGACCATGTGTGTCCTAACTATAATGTATAGTCATAGTCATTTTTACTTCATTAGCAAGCACAGGACAGGTACATAACGAATGAATGATTTCTTCAAAGCCCATGGTCCAAGTGAACAGCAGGAGGCATCTCATTCATCCAACGTGGTGTCTCCAGGTTCCACCTCCACGACAACAGGAGTCACCTGTACATTGACAAGGTGTCTTCTAAGCTCTATGACTTTCTGGATTCTAgaaaccttttctctttttcaaactcTGTTAACTGatattgcattattttatggTAAAATAATTAATCAAAAAAATGTACCTGTACCACAGAAAGCTTCTGAGGTATTAAGTCAACAGGTAGGTGCTGCAATTCTAACACTGACAAAAACTGCTGAGCACAGCCTCCTGACGACACAGTATGTCATTAAACACAGCATTAAGATGGGAAAGTTGCATAAAGAAACACATAATCTCAAAGTGGGGAGCTGCACTCGCAGGGCTCAGTGTCAAGCATCAGTGACggtgacaaaataaaacacatctagGAGAAGCAGTGTGAACGGGTCCCTACTTCATGTGCTGCGTACCTGTGGTCTGGTTAGGACACTTGGTCAGGACCTCCGGTGCTCTGAATCCTGGTGTGCCTGCCCGAGGGGCAACCTGCTGCCGTCTTATGAGGAAGAAACAGGACACCTCGTTACCTTagtggggcatggtggtacacgcctgtaatccaccctagcttgggagacagaagctagcctggtctatctacatagataagagttccaggacagcctgggctacatagagacccggtctcaaaaacaaacaaacaaacaaacaaacaaacaaacagaaaaacgtTGAACTATGTTCTAAGTCCAAGAAATAAGCTATCAATTCAGTTCACATAAAACTCTGTCCTGGTGTCAACATAAATCAAACTCTTATAAGCACTGAAAACTGGCTGCAATAAACATTCTGGATTTTACTCATTGTTCCCCACCAAGCACCAAACCCTGGCTCTATCCCAGATAATTTTAACACAAATCCCAAGTATAAAAACAGACggtaaataataaaaactgtaatagaaaaacagaacacaaaaggaatttatataaaaattcttttgttttgggatCTTGAGTTACTGATATACTTATTCACATGTAGATTTGAGTTAATCAGGAAGAATCTATAAAAACCAAGTCCAAAGGAAAAACTTTCAAGGCAGAGAGGAGTAAGAAGCATTATTTGGTCCTGGTTATTCAACACAGACAGGAATAAAGTCGACAGAAACAATGGCCTCTGCAAGAAATGTCTCCAAGAACCTCCTCCACCCACCCTTAGTTGCATGTGAGAGCAAATGTGTTTTCCAGAAAATGCATTTTCATCAAATGAATATATGGCAGCTGTTGCTTGTCTAACACTTGCTGTGCACCAGGGCCCATGTTTACTCACTTTCACTCACAAACCAATATCCCACCAGTTATTTCCAGTTCTGACGTCGTCTGGCAACACGCTGTGTGAACCATCTTACCTCGACAGGCAAATGCTGCAGACTTTATCTGTCCCGTAACAGTCACAGGTCAGGACAGCTGGGCAAGAACTGGCACTTTTCCTCATCACACTAGTCACAGCTTTTGTAGAAATGGCTGCCTTTTTTGCTGCTAGCTTTCTTGAGGTTATATCCACAGTCTTTGATTGCTTTAGGagctaaaacaaaaaaagttgtattttctatttccacGACATTTAACACGATACCTTCAAATGCTGGCATGGTAAAAGCATTATCAAAAGCATAAACTTCATTCAAAACTGCTGAAGGAGCTACTAGACTGCAACTCAACAGCTCTCTACTAAAATGTTTTAAGGCCACTGGGCATGGTTGTACATAGCAATAGCTgaactagggaggctgaggcaggaggattccaagtttgaTGTCAACCTAGGCTATGGAGCACTATAACAGCACAACAATTACCAAGGTCTAACTAGTTCAGAACTGTAACTGCAGTACACTAGGTCAATCCATTGTTTGAGCTCTGACTGTCAGGGTCCTTAAGTCCCTGTAAAATCCCTAACCTGAAGGCACTTTACAGGTACATTTACGCTACCGTGCGGGGACTGGGAGGCCCTGGGAACTCAGGGGAAGTGTAGCCCGTTCTCAATCTTCCTCTAGAGAAAGAGCAGCAACAGCTAATTAGAATTAAAAACTCCACCAAAaaagttcagaaaaaaattaaagacgaCTGGATTTTCAGTAAAAATACCTCCTGCCACAGGCAAACTCTATCACATGCTAGGACTAAGTCTAGCGGATTCCGAGCTCCTCAGTGTGCGGCTGACTGACGGTCGAGCTACGAAGCTACAGTACTTACTTTCTCTGCAGGGCTCTCATGTGAAATGGAGCTGTGTATATTGaaatttctttctccaaaaacAGAGCGCTGGACAGAAAGGCCTACAGATCCCTCCTACAATACCAACAAAAACAAGGAGAGTAAGGGTCACATCTGTAACTTTCTGCCAGCTGTACTCTGCCACAGCTTTTAAAGAGTTAAGTGACATGTGACAAAACACCCACTCCAAGCCATTCTCAGGCACCAAAACACtctgtgaaaggagagaatagTCTAGGCaactagtaacacacacacacacaacgtcACCACAGCCCACCCAACACTTCAGTCTCTACAGCCACTTACAGAGGCTTCATTTTCCTGTGAGGCTAAGATGGAGATGGACACTTCAGAATTCCCCTataatgctttctttaaaaaggagATAGGACATCTGCATTTTTAACATACAGGGAATTTCCTTCCCATTTTATCATATAATGTAATTTATAACTGCAGACTAAGTTTGTCAAGTAGGGTATTTTGGTTTGAAATAGAGTACAATCTTAGTGAAAAAACTAACCACCTGAAACATGTAATAGAGGTTTTTTTAATCTCAAGTACCACCCTAGCATTGCATCCTCCCCTGTGGTTGATGGAGAGCACTCCTAAACATCCATATCTGAAAATGTAAAAGGTAGAACCTTTCCATCTTTCCCTTGCTTAATGTGAGTCTGTGCGTTCACGTAGGGTCTCTTGACAGAAGTTCTTGCGGCACACTGCTGATCCAGATTCTTAGGTGCTGGGCGGCTCAGTGAGCCCTTGTGTCCAGTGACTCCATGGTACTTGTTTTGTGAATAACCTTCCTGCTGAGCCTCAGACTGGACAAACTTGAGAAGCTCTATTTTTGTGTCATGGGTTCCTTGGGCCAAACCAAAGTCCACCAAGGCATACCTAAGAAGCAAAATTAAGAATTGTCACCCTCCTATAGAGACTTAATTAGTAACATTGTAACGCTCTCAAACCACATTCAGAAACTAATTGACTCCAGAGCAATTAAGAATGTATAATAGGGgatgggggtgctggagagatggctcagaggttaagagcactgactgctcttcaagtggtcctgagttcattcaattcccagcaaccacagtggctcacaaccatctgtaatgagatctggtgccctcttctgacctgcagtcatacatgcaggcagattactgcatacataatagatagatagatagataatctaaGAAAGAATTTATAATAGTCAACAgcaagaaaccagaaaaaaagaaacaaagacaaattctCAAGGACTTGATAGCTAAGACTGAAAATCAGAGAGCGATGAATCCTTAAAGTGGCCGGTCAGCTAAGTGCTGTCTCTCTACTTGGGGCCTCAGAGACAAGGCGGAGGAACGATGAACAAGAGACGGAAGCAGAATCTCCGGCCGTTCGGTATGGAAAAGGGCATTGCAATGGGTACTTCCTAATGAAACAGATCTAAAGACATGACAGAAAACACAAGGGCTTCTGAATTCGTCTGAATTCCTTATCATACTAAGTAtggcataaaatataaatactgttTTTAGCTTGTAACATCTCTTCCATATCTAATcaacaaaaatacacatataacaACTTGGGTGTtaaaacagaaagctgactaTGTTGTCCAGTGTCCGTTTACTAAAACAAGAATATGAAGCCTAGAGACAAGGGCTCTAAGGTTGAGACGGGCCAGATTCTAAGTTTTTCATCTGAGTGCATATCTCACGATGTACATTGTGTTattagtataattttattttcctcattgcATTTTCTCTTCCCAATCACAACAAAAACTTGAACAGAAACACCGTGAACACTGTGGTTGTTTACACTGTATGTCAAAGAGTAACTCCACAGTGCAAATTCAACTGTGTTTTCTAGGAGTCTTCCTACTTACTTTTTCAGGCGTCTATTATATAAAAAGTTGCTGGGCTTCACATCACGATGAACAATACCAAACTGATGAATCCGTTTCAAAGCTATGAAGAGATTAAACATATACTCGCGTACTTCTTGAAAGGAAAGAGAATTCAAAATGTCCTAAAATAAAGTTATGAATGAAGTCACAAAACTATTCAACTAAACATTTAGCTAATTAAAGTTACCAAACTATTAAAACCTACCAAAAACGACTCGTGTTCCAGATATGGCATGGCaataaccacatgatcatttttCCTGAAGCAATACTTAACTCCCATGACGTTGTCCTGCCCCCTGGTGGGAAAGGCACAGTGAACTTTAGAGGGAAGGTCAGATGCACTGTAACtttatgttttgaaaaatgaattattttagcAATGTACATGTACTTACtattagaaaatacaaaaatcacATTAGTGAATATAAGCATTTAACtgacattaaaaaaagataaaaatttctatcttcaacaaatggtgctggatgtcaatatgtaaaagattacaaatag belongs to Onychomys torridus chromosome 10, mOncTor1.1, whole genome shotgun sequence and includes:
- the Cdc7 gene encoding cell division cycle 7-related protein kinase, which encodes MEEPMALSSLPGCDRGPADDSLKRYEQNAKLSGIKKDIEKLCEAVPQLVSVFKIKDKIGEGTFSSVYLATAQLQVGLEEKIALKHLIPTSHPIRIAAELQCLTVAGGQDNVMGVKYCFRKNDHVVIAMPYLEHESFLDILNSLSFQEVREYMFNLFIALKRIHQFGIVHRDVKPSNFLYNRRLKKYALVDFGLAQGTHDTKIELLKFVQSEAQQEGYSQNKYHGVTGHKGSLSRPAPKNLDQQCAARTSVKRPYVNAQTHIKQGKDGKEGSVGLSVQRSVFGERNFNIHSSISHESPAEKLLKQSKTVDITSRKLAAKKAAISTKAVTSVMRKSASSCPAVLTCDCYGTDKVCSICLSRRQQVAPRAGTPGFRAPEVLTKCPNQTTAIDMWSAGVILLSLLSGRYPFYKASDDLTALAQIMTIRGSRETIQAAKAFGKSILCSKEVPAQDLRKLCERLRGLDPNTPKLAVRPPGYTSPENTDHTASYVQTSPAQHSEESLNKGDSGGCGSRPSESTTNLEGWDTVPDEAYDLLDKLLDLNPASRITAEAALLHPFFKGMRS